One Solea solea chromosome 5, fSolSol10.1, whole genome shotgun sequence genomic window carries:
- the fhod1 gene encoding FH1/FH2 domain-containing protein 1 isoform X2, with the protein MAPVLCRIQYLEDSDPFICTNFPEPRRPPTVNLDENLPLSEHISGIHALLEAPLKLEECTLQVSPHGNYLDLDSSLSEQRDELETFYQDISKGKKPVLILRTQLSVRVHSILEKLYNCHGPELRRSLFSLKQLFQDDKDLVPEFVASEGLTCLIKVGAEADHNYQNYILRALSQIMLFVDGMDGVINHSETLQWLYTLTGSQSRLVVKTSLKLLIVFVEYSESNSPLLIHAVNTVDTRRGMKPWSFVVDVLDEKHVSDSELQVFAMTLINKTLSVLPDQDSFYDVTDSLEQLGMETIIHRHMNETTESDLRAQFTVYETSLKYEDGDVDDSSSSLLRKERRKIAANDQESRKSRRSSNQNLPDLLSTSTDSSPSNSTTPPPFLSPSSDLTTLSPTLSSASSSSSPTATLDSRASSPLTPDPGSPASSPSGSLRASPLPPHTPTNGTMTIEMDTRTTSSPSRSFLTHHMSSLGRKSRFFSKTSSICEESSATSSLPSDLSLQVKSSEMNPDQSKVETKTSFNFAEADSLYCPGSVNQDKPVLKKFEDTFLRSLAATQWEKKRRSKHFSQSRLSSSDDISSPQPTAEEGGANSTVEASQSTAALQCSTLSNDKKFLMDMLYSTTATPLSPTATPLSPTATPPSPIATITDTSEAEGSLQAGGGGELCGWGRVSERLSSFRAHSLEPSASEGSASRRAELEGLEGSAQAALARLAENQQRYLRQQSSIDLENPARRLETTQMTPLCPGGGADAWEQLQPSAAALRIKDLDFSDLLDEEDIDVLDMDTLDSTSAASCFSGIPPPPPLPPPPPGLGPPPPPPPPPGLVMPPPPPPPPLPPGAPPPSFLAAAEFPQKKKKTVKLFWKELKQPDRPKKCRFGRGTVWASLDKVAVDTVRLEHLFESKAKELPVTKKGPEIKKSEILVLDPKRSNTINIGMTVLPTVHVIKTAILNFDEFAISKEGIEKILTMTPTDEEKQKIQEAQLANPDVPLGPAEQFLLSLASISALTPRLQLWAFKLNYETLEKEIAEPLFDLKLGMEQLASNQTFRRTLATLLAIGNFLNSSNAKGFELSYLEKVVEVKDTVHRQSLLHHTCSLVLENYPESSDIYSEIPAISRSAKVDFELLSENLVQLERRCKASWDNLKVVTKHEAKVALKNKMTEFLKDCTQRIIILKVVHRRVINRFHSFLLFLGQPLSSVREIKVTTFCRIISEFSLEYRTSRERVVTQKRKRAAHRERTKTRGKMITDTEKFSGAVSLLDSPSLVTQAAVEAEPDAEEEHENMKNLLISSEVGLRRSRAVRSLGRVSPSLMSVAKDDGSNSQDDATDEIMDRLVKSVTHNPSVRAPSPRTRKRSRLNRKSLRRTLKSGLSVDVVQALGFNNKTEDRV; encoded by the exons ATGGCTCCCGTCCTGTGTCGGATCCAGTACCTGGAGGATTCTGACCCGTTCATCTGCACCAACTTCCCCGAACCTCGCAGACCTCCGACGGTGAACCTGGACGAGAACCTGCCGCTGAGTGAACATATCTCCGGGATCCACGCGCTGCTCGAGGCGCCGCTGAAG ttgGAAGAGTGCACTCTTCAAGTGTCTCCTCATGGAAATTATCTGGACTTGGACTCGTCTCTGTCTGAGCAGAGAGACGAGCTGGAGACATTTTACCAGGACATCAG TAAAGGAAAGAAACCCGTCCTGATCCTGAGGACTCAGCTCTCCGTCCGTGTTCACTCCATCCTTG AGAAACTCTACAACTGTCACGGTCCAGAGTTGAGACGCTCGCTGTTCTCACTGAAACAGCTGttccag GACGATAAAGACCTGGTTCCAGAGTTTGTGGCGTCTGAAGGTTTGACGTGTCTCATTAAAGTCGGAGCTGAGGCCGATCACAACTATCAGAACTACATACTGAGAG CTCTCAGTCAGATCATGCTCTTTGTGGACGGAATGGACGGTGTCATTAACCACAGTGAGACACTGCAGTGGCTCTACACACTGACAGGAAGTCAG tctCGTCTGGTGGTGAAAACGTCTCTGAAGCTTCTCATCGTGTTCGTGGAATATTCAGAGTCCAACAGTCCTCTACTCATCCACGCTGTCAACACGGTGGACACACGCAGAG gtatGAAGCCCTGGAGTTTTGTCGTCGATGTTCTGGACGAGAAACACGTCTCAGACTCAGAGCTGCAGGTGTTTGCTATGACGCTCATCAACAAG ACTCTGTCCGTCCTTCCAGACCAGGACTCCTTCTACGATGTGACGGACAGTCTGGAGCAGCTCGGCATGGAGACGATTATCCACCGACACATGAACGAGACCACAGAGAGTGACCTGAGAGCTCAGTTTACCGTCTATGAG ACATCTCTGAAGTACGAGGATGGTGATGTCgatgactcctcctcctccctcctccgtaaagaaagaagaaaaatcgcTGCTAATGATCAAGAGAGTCGAAAGAGTCGCCGCTCATCGAATCAAAACCTTCCGGACCTCCTGTCGACCTccacagactcctccccctccaacTCAAccactccccctcccttcctttcCCCCTCCTCTGACCTCACCACCCTCTCCCCCaccctctcctctgcctcctcctcctccagccccACGGCGACGCTCGACAGCAGAGCTTCTTCTCCATTAACCCCTGACCCTGGAAGTCCTGCCTCCAGTCCATCCGGATCACTGAGAGCGTCTCCACtgcccccccacacccccactAACGGAACCATGACCATTGAAATGGACACGAGGACAACGTCCAGCCC GAGTCGCTCTTTCCTCACTCACCACATGTCAAGTCTGGGCAGGAAGTCCAGGTTCTTCTCCAAAACCAGCTCTATCTGTGAAGAGTCTTCAGCTACCAGCAG cttgcCCTCTGATCTCTCTCTCCAGGTGAAGTCGTCTGAAATGAATCCAGATCAATCAAAGgtggagacaaagacaagtTTCAA CTTTGCGGAGGCTGACAGCCTCTACTG cccaGGTAGTGTGAATCAGGACAAACCAGTTCTGAAGAAGTTTGA agaCACCTTCCTGCGCAGCCTTGCAGCAACTCAgtgggagaagaagagaagaagtaaACACTTCAGCCAATCCAGACTGTCCTCATCTGATGACATCAGCAGCCCTCAGCCcacagcagaggagggaggggccAACAGTACTGTGGAGGCGTCACAGAGCa ctgctgcactgcagtgcagcacACTCTCCAACGACAAGAAGTTCCTGATGGACATGCTCTACTCCACGACCGCCACGCCCCTGAGCCCAACAGCCACGCCCCTGAGCCCGACAGCCACGCCCCCGAGCCCGATAGCCACCATTACCGACACCAGTGAAGCAGAAGGAAGCCTTCAGGCTG GCGGCGGTGGTGAACTGTGTGGTTGGGGTCGTGTGTCAGAGCGTCTGTCCAGCTTTAGAGCGCATTCTCTAGAACCCTCTGCCTCTGAGGGCAGCGCCTCACGCAGGGCAGAACTGGAAGGGCTAGAAGGCTCCGCCCAGGCAGCACTGGCCCGACTGGCTGAAAACCAACAG CGTTACCTGCGGCAGCAGAGCAGCATTGACTTGGAGAACCCCGCCCGTCGCTTAGAAACCACCCAGATGACCCCACTTTGTCCTGGTGGTGGCGCTGATGCGTGGGAGCAGCTGCAGCCGAGCGCCGCCGCTCTGCGCATTAAAGACCTGGACTTTTCTGACCTTCTGGATGAGGAGGACATCGACGTCCTGGACATGGACACGCTGGACTCCACCTCCGCTGCCTCATGCTTTTCTggcattcctcctcctccccctcttcctcctcctcctccaggcttGGGCCCCccccctccgcctcctcctcctccaggccTGGTTATGcctcctcccccaccacctcctcccttACCCCCAGGTGCTCCACCCCCTTCTTTTTTGGCAGCAGCAGAGTTtcctcagaagaagaagaagacagtgaaGTTATTCTGGAAGGAGCTGAAACAGCCCGATCGACCCAAGAAGTGTCGCTTTGGCCGCGGGACGGTGTGGGCGTCACTGGACAAGGTGGCGGTGGACACTGTCCGCCTCGAACACCTGTTTGAGTCCAAGGCCAAGGAACTCCCTGTTACCAAG AAAGGACCTGAGATTAAGAAGTCTGAGATTCTGGTTCTGGACCCAAAGAGAAGCAATACCATCAACATTGGTATGACTGTTCTGCCCACGGTCCACGTCATCAAGACCGCCATCCTCAACTTTGATGAGTTTGCCATCAGTAAGGAGGGGATCGAG AAGATACTGACCATGACACCAACAGATGAGGAGAAGCAGAAGATCCAGGAGGCGCAGCTCGCCAACCCGGACGTACCTCTGGGTCCGGCAGAGCAGTTCCTGCTCAGTCTGGCCTCCATCAGTGCCCTGACCCCCCGTCTGCAGCTGTGGGCCTTCAAACTCAACTACGAGACGCTGGAGAAG GAGATCGCAGAGCCACTGTTTGACCTCAAGCTTGGGATGGAGCAGCTGGCGTCCAATCAGACTTTCAGGAGGACGCTCGCCACCCTGCTCGCCATCGGAAACTTCCTCAACAGTTCCAAT gCTAAAGGCTTTGAACTGAGTTATCTGGAGAAGGTGGTGGAGGTGAAGGACACTGTCCACCGTCAGTCTCTGCTCCATCACACCTGCAGCCTGGTCCTGGAAAATTACCCAGAATCCTCAGACATTTACTCTGAGATTCCCGCCATCAGCCGCTCAGCAAAG GTGGACTTTGAGTTGCTGTCAGAGAACCTGGTCCAGCTGGAGAGGCGCTGCAAAGCATCATGGGACAATCTGAAGGTGGTTACCAAACACGAGGCAAAGGTGGCGCTGAAGAACAAGATGACAGAATTCTTGAAGGACTGTACCCAGAGGATCATCATCCTGAAGGTGGTGCACCGGAGGGTCATCAACAG GTTCcactccttcctcctcttcctcggtCAGCCTTTGTCGTCTGTCAGAGAAATCAAGGTCACGACCTTTTGTCGCATCATTAGCGAGTTTTCTCTAGAGTATCGTACGAGCAGAGAGAGGGTGGTCACGCAGAAACGTAAACGCGCTGCTCATCGGGAAAGAACCAAGACCAGAGGAAAGATGATCACGGAT acGGAGAAATTCTCCGGGGCGGTGTCTCTTCTGGATAGCCCCTCCCTTGTGACCCAGGCAGCTGTGGAGGCGGAGCCTGATGCGGAAGAGGAGCATGAGAACATGAAGAACCTGTTGATCAGCAGTGAAGTCGGACTGAGACGCTCCAGAGCTGTCCGCA GTCTTGGCCGGGTGAGTCCATCTCTGATGTCCGTGGCCAAAGATGATGGTTCAAATTCCCAGGATGATGCCACAGATGAAATCATGGATCGACTCGTCAAATCTGTTACCCACAATCCCTCAGTCCGAGCACCAAGCCCCAGGACCCGGAAACGGTCCCGtctcaacaggaagtcat tgaggAGGACTCTTAAGTCTGGTCTCAGTGTGGACGTGGTTCAGGCTCTGGGATTCAACAACAAGACTGAAGACAGAGTCTGA